A DNA window from Bacteroides cellulosilyticus contains the following coding sequences:
- a CDS encoding LptF/LptG family permease → MKKLNWNMKGIKMPDNWKWLKRLDFYIIKKFLGTYVFAIALIISIAVVFDFNEKMDRFMSHEAPWKAIIFDYYLNFIPYFANLFSPLFVFIAVIFFTSKLAENSEIIAMFSTGMSFKRMLRPYMVSAAIIAIVTFFLGSYIIPQGSVTRINFEDKYYKQRKSNTARNIQLEVDSGVIAYIERFEDYSKTGYRFSLDKFKDKQLVSHLTARSITYDTASVHKWIIKDYMIREMDGMKENIVKGDRIDSTLFMEPADFLIMKNQQEMMTSPQLSEYISRQRQRGFANIKEFEIEYHKRIAMSFASFILTLIGVSLSSKKTKGGMGLHLGIGLALSFSYILFQTIASTFAVNGNVPPVIAVWIPNILYAFIAFYLYQKAPK, encoded by the coding sequence ATGAAAAAACTGAACTGGAACATGAAAGGTATAAAGATGCCGGATAACTGGAAATGGTTGAAGCGGCTCGACTTCTACATTATTAAGAAGTTCCTTGGAACTTATGTGTTTGCCATTGCATTGATTATCTCCATTGCAGTGGTATTCGACTTTAATGAGAAGATGGACAGATTTATGTCACACGAAGCTCCCTGGAAAGCCATAATCTTCGATTATTATCTGAATTTCATTCCTTACTTTGCAAACCTGTTCAGTCCGTTGTTTGTGTTTATTGCGGTTATTTTCTTTACCTCAAAACTGGCTGAGAACTCCGAGATTATTGCGATGTTCTCTACCGGAATGAGTTTTAAGAGGATGCTTCGTCCCTACATGGTGTCAGCAGCTATAATTGCAATAGTAACATTCTTTTTGGGCTCTTATATCATACCCCAAGGTAGTGTGACGCGTATTAACTTTGAAGATAAATATTATAAGCAGCGCAAATCGAATACAGCTCGTAACATTCAGTTGGAAGTAGATTCGGGCGTCATTGCTTATATTGAACGCTTCGAAGATTATAGCAAGACGGGATATCGCTTTTCACTGGATAAATTTAAAGACAAGCAGTTGGTTTCTCATCTTACGGCACGATCTATCACTTATGATACAGCCTCCGTCCATAAATGGATTATAAAGGATTACATGATACGTGAAATGGATGGTATGAAAGAGAATATTGTTAAGGGAGATCGTATTGATAGTACTCTTTTTATGGAACCTGCCGATTTTCTTATTATGAAAAATCAACAGGAAATGATGACCAGTCCACAATTAAGCGAATATATTAGCCGGCAGCGGCAGCGCGGCTTTGCTAATATCAAAGAGTTCGAAATTGAATATCACAAACGCATTGCCATGTCGTTTGCATCATTTATCCTCACCTTGATAGGTGTTTCTCTTTCTTCGAAAAAGACTAAAGGGGGAATGGGATTACACTTGGGGATAGGTTTGGCATTGAGCTTTTCATATATTTTGTTCCAGACGATTGCTTCCACTTTTGCAGTGAATGGTAATGTACCTCCGGTAATTGCTGTATGGATACCGAATATACTCTATGCGTTCATTGCATTTTATCTGTATCAGAAAGCACCGAAATAG